The Streptomyces sp. NBC_00459 DNA segment TGAGCAGTACGGCGGCCGCCTTGGCGGACTCCTCGACGATCGGCGCTATGACGGTCGCGCCGAGGGTGTCCGCGCTCGACGGGTCGGCGGTGGCCGTCGCTATCCATCTGGTCGCGAAGCTGTTGGCGACGATCGCTATCAGGGCCGCCGCGCAGGCACCCCAGGCGAAGGCGAAGAGCAGGTTCCGCCAGGGCCCCGGCTCGACCCGGTCCAGCCAGCGGAACGCGGCGACCAGCAACGGCACGGGCAGTACGGCGAGCCCGAGCCCGACCAGGAACCCCTCGGTGCCGGTCTGTTCGCGGACCAGGGCGAGGATGACGAGCCCGGAGAGCGTGAGCAGGCTGATGAGGGCGCCGTACCGCACCCATGGCCGCTGCCACCAGTGAGCGTGCCGCAGCGCCCCGCCGACGGGACCGTCGGTGGGGCCGCTGGGCTGCGTCGGGTACGGGGGAAAGGTGGCCACGGCATTGACCCTAACGAGGGAGGGACGCGGCCCGCGACGATGCGGGAGGTCATGTGGTGTTCTACGAGCGCTCCGAGCGTGCTCTCTACGAGTGCTGTACGCGGCGGAACAACAGGTCGTTCACGACGTGACCCTTCTCCAGTCCCTGGCCCTCGAAACGGGTCAGCGGGCGGAACTCCGGACGGGGCGCGTAACCGCCCCCGGGCTGGGTGTTCTCGAACTCCGGGTGCGTGCTCAGCACATCGAGCATCTGCTCTGCGTACGGCTCCCAGTCGGTCGCGCAGTGGACGTGTCCGCCGGGGCGCAGCCGGTCGGCGACCAGATCGAGGAACTCGGCCTGAATCAGCCGTCTCTTGTGGTGCCGCTTCTTGGGCCAGGGGTCGGGGAAGTAGACGCGCAGGCCGTCGAGGGAGTCGGGGGTGAGCATCTCGCGGAGCAGGATGATGGCGTCACCGTTGGCGACGCGGATGTTGGTCAGTCCCCGCTGGTCGGCGAGGTTGAGCAGATTGCCCTGGCCCGGGGTGTGCACGTCGACGGCGAGGATGTTGGTACGGGGATCGTCGGCAGCCATCCTCGCGGTGGCCTCGCCCATCCCGAAGCCGATCTCGAGTACGACGGGCCGGTCGTCCCCGAACAGCTCGCCGAGGCGGAGTGCCCGGCCGTCGATGTCGAGGCCCCACTTGGGCCACAGCCGCCGCAGGGCGTCACCCTGTCCGGCGGTGACCCGGCTGCGCCGGGGCTGGAAGCTCCTGATCCGCCGCTCGAAGTGCGACCCGGCGGGATCGGCCTGCGGCCCACCGGGAAACCTGGGGGCACCCTTGGGCCGGACGGGCGAGGGTGTCGGGTCGGGGGAGGAGGCGGAGCCAATGGAGTCAGACACAGTGGGACCGATTTTACCGCCGCGGACCTTCGGTGCCGGCCGGCACCTTCAGCCCGGGACGACCCGCGCATCACCCACCCAGCACAGCCAACGCCCGCCGGGCCACTTCCCGCCCGATCGGCAGCGAGGCGGTCGCCGCCGGCGACGGCGCGTTCAGGACATGCACCGCCCTCGCCCCTTCGCGGATCAGGAAGTCGTCCACCAGCGT contains these protein-coding regions:
- the trmB gene encoding tRNA (guanosine(46)-N7)-methyltransferase TrmB, whose protein sequence is MSDSIGSASSPDPTPSPVRPKGAPRFPGGPQADPAGSHFERRIRSFQPRRSRVTAGQGDALRRLWPKWGLDIDGRALRLGELFGDDRPVVLEIGFGMGEATARMAADDPRTNILAVDVHTPGQGNLLNLADQRGLTNIRVANGDAIILLREMLTPDSLDGLRVYFPDPWPKKRHHKRRLIQAEFLDLVADRLRPGGHVHCATDWEPYAEQMLDVLSTHPEFENTQPGGGYAPRPEFRPLTRFEGQGLEKGHVVNDLLFRRVQHS